Proteins found in one Paenibacillus dendritiformis genomic segment:
- a CDS encoding TIGR01457 family HAD-type hydrolase → MRETKWYACIDLDGTMYHGSTMVEGADALISTLQQLRIPYQFVTNNSSRTPEEVADMLNGLGINAKSQDVLTSAQAAASYILKKFPGRRVFMIGERGLEQALTDAGIAWTADVEAVWNEEVDIVVQGIDRSVSYAKLEAAAAAVRKGALSILTNPDLMLPSDRGFSPGAGSIGAAIQAASGVEPVVIGKPSRIIMDAALERLGCRAEEAIVIGDNMMTDMLAGQQAGCRTALVLTGITTAANLEDYQKRSGVNPDMICEKLEELRQWFMEQAQHNE, encoded by the coding sequence ATGAGGGAAACAAAATGGTATGCTTGCATCGATCTGGATGGAACGATGTATCACGGATCGACGATGGTTGAAGGAGCGGATGCGCTGATCTCGACATTGCAACAGCTCCGAATCCCGTATCAGTTCGTGACAAACAACTCGTCGCGTACGCCGGAGGAAGTCGCGGATATGCTGAACGGGCTCGGAATCAACGCGAAAAGTCAGGATGTGCTCACGTCGGCGCAAGCTGCTGCATCGTATATTCTGAAGAAATTTCCGGGCCGCCGCGTATTTATGATCGGGGAACGGGGCCTGGAGCAAGCGTTGACGGATGCCGGTATTGCGTGGACCGCGGATGTAGAGGCCGTATGGAATGAAGAGGTCGATATCGTCGTCCAGGGAATCGACCGGAGTGTGAGCTATGCGAAGCTGGAAGCGGCCGCAGCCGCAGTGCGCAAGGGAGCGCTCTCGATTCTGACGAATCCGGATCTGATGCTTCCTTCGGACCGGGGATTCTCCCCGGGAGCCGGCTCGATCGGGGCTGCGATCCAGGCGGCCTCGGGAGTTGAACCCGTCGTGATCGGCAAGCCAAGCCGCATCATCATGGATGCCGCTCTGGAACGGCTGGGCTGCCGCGCGGAGGAAGCCATTGTCATCGGAGATAATATGATGACTGACATGCTGGCAGGCCAGCAGGCAGGCTGCCGGACGGCGCTTGTCTTGACAGGCATTACGACAGCGGCCAACCTCGAGGATTATCAGAAGCGCTCGGGAGTCAATCCCGATATGATATGCGAGAAGCTGGAGGAGTTGCGCCAGTGGTTCATGGAGCAAGCGCAGCATAACGAATGA
- a CDS encoding FixH family protein has product MMKKAMLALSLCMMLIFAAGCGNGNSNGGEHAGHNGSGDHSEHAEHGQDGTIPDLIKVDLQVPAEVNANEPVTITARVTQNDQAVDDADKVEFEYWLEGEEQHERAEGSFTQDGTYQFEHTFDKAGTYNVISHVTARDMHSMPKKQFEVKS; this is encoded by the coding sequence ATGATGAAGAAGGCAATGTTGGCGCTGTCGCTATGCATGATGCTTATTTTCGCTGCAGGTTGCGGAAATGGTAATAGCAATGGCGGCGAGCATGCGGGCCACAATGGCTCCGGAGACCACAGCGAGCACGCAGAGCACGGGCAAGATGGGACGATACCGGACTTGATTAAAGTAGATCTGCAGGTTCCTGCCGAAGTCAATGCGAATGAGCCTGTCACGATAACCGCTCGCGTTACGCAGAACGATCAAGCGGTGGATGATGCGGACAAAGTGGAGTTCGAGTATTGGTTAGAAGGGGAAGAGCAGCACGAGCGTGCCGAAGGTTCGTTCACGCAGGACGGTACATACCAATTCGAGCATACGTTTGACAAAGCGGGCACCTACAATGTGATCTCCCACGTAACCGCACGGGATATGCATTCAATGCCGAAGAAGCAATTTGAAGTCAAATCATAA
- a CDS encoding Gfo/Idh/MocA family protein, whose amino-acid sequence MQKLGFSIVGFGTIAKTHMIALRTLPIVKPLPVELSLHALVTRRPEEVGAQARRIGFAHITSSLEEALQIEGSDAVSICTPNALHAEQVRTAVAYRQAVYCEKPVTDNAQATKDLVEEIPAQHPQQLAFVFRYHPAVMRIRAWLEAGLVGDVLQCKIAYLRSGYLSESRPFSWRLSDSLSGGGAISDIGVHALDLIRHWFGDFASVDGHVHTFVPERPKTAGSEERVPVHVDDWAVMTYKTESGVHGMVEVSRIAYGADAFRIDIVGTKGSITCDLERDKMPALHLLNGEQPALPEPDSLYLLPDEKATMGVFQDSHFAALHHFILRLSGDERWSDIVPTLADGNAVEQWVDHVIRTDRERQA is encoded by the coding sequence ATGCAGAAGCTTGGTTTCTCTATAGTAGGGTTCGGCACGATCGCCAAAACCCATATGATCGCATTGAGAACACTGCCGATTGTGAAGCCGCTGCCTGTGGAGCTGTCTCTCCACGCGTTGGTCACCAGACGACCCGAAGAGGTGGGCGCCCAGGCTCGCCGAATCGGATTTGCCCATATTACGAGTTCGCTGGAAGAGGCGCTTCAGATCGAAGGCTCCGATGCGGTAAGCATTTGCACGCCGAATGCGCTGCACGCGGAGCAGGTCAGAACCGCCGTCGCTTACCGGCAGGCTGTATATTGCGAGAAGCCGGTAACGGACAATGCGCAGGCGACGAAAGATTTGGTAGAGGAGATACCTGCACAGCACCCTCAGCAGCTCGCATTTGTATTTCGTTATCACCCTGCTGTCATGCGCATTCGCGCCTGGCTGGAAGCGGGGCTGGTCGGCGATGTCCTGCAATGCAAAATCGCTTATCTGCGCTCCGGTTATTTGAGCGAATCGAGGCCTTTCAGCTGGAGGCTGAGTGACTCGCTGTCCGGCGGCGGAGCCATTTCGGATATCGGCGTGCATGCGCTTGATCTGATCCGTCACTGGTTTGGTGATTTTGCGAGCGTGGATGGTCATGTACATACGTTTGTGCCGGAGCGGCCGAAGACGGCAGGCTCGGAAGAGCGCGTCCCGGTCCATGTCGATGATTGGGCCGTCATGACTTATAAGACAGAGAGCGGTGTCCATGGGATGGTGGAAGTCTCCCGGATTGCTTATGGCGCTGATGCGTTCCGGATAGACATCGTCGGAACGAAGGGAAGCATTACATGCGACTTGGAACGGGATAAGATGCCGGCTCTTCATTTATTGAACGGAGAGCAGCCTGCGCTCCCTGAACCGGACAGCCTGTATTTGCTGCCGGACGAAAAGGCGACGATGGGCGTGTTTCAGGATAGCCACTTTGCGGCGCTTCATCATTTCATTTTGCGATTGTCCGGAGATGAACGCTGGTCGGATATCGTTCCGACCTTGGCAGACGGCAATGCGGTGGAGCAGTGGGTGGATCATGTCATCCGCACCGACCGGGAGCGGCAGGCCTAG
- a CDS encoding DUF896 domain-containing protein, which translates to MNMDKIIARINELARKHKSVGLNSEELAERAALREQYIVLFRQQVRNKLDSIRYVEDEEGEQNNQPGSTVH; encoded by the coding sequence ATGAACATGGATAAAATAATTGCGCGCATCAATGAGCTGGCCCGTAAGCATAAGAGCGTAGGGCTGAACTCGGAGGAACTGGCGGAACGGGCCGCGCTAAGAGAACAATACATCGTATTGTTCCGACAGCAGGTACGCAACAAGTTGGACAGCATTCGCTACGTGGAAGATGAAGAGGGCGAACAGAACAATCAACCGGGAAGCACCGTTCATTAG
- a CDS encoding sporulation protein YjcZ, which yields MSGVTCGVGGLWTSTGVILVLFILLVIVSRAFIY from the coding sequence ATGAGTGGAGTTACTTGTGGTGTTGGAGGTCTCTGGACGTCGACTGGTGTAATTTTGGTATTGTTCATTCTGCTCGTAATCGTTTCCCGTGCATTTATTTATTAA
- the rnz gene encoding ribonuclease Z, with protein MDLYFLGTGAGMPTTRRNVSSLVLRLQEERGTFWMFDCGEGTQHQVLRSPLKLGKCEFIFITHLHGDHLFGLPGLLSSRAYQGGVDPLTVFGPAGLSEFMETAFRVSDTHLPYTLHLQEIEPGEIWSDDSFRVTALPLDHRVPSYGYRVQELARPGKLRIEVLERMGIAPGPVYGKLKRGEDVTLPDGRRIAAAAVLGEQIPGKTVAILGDTRPCENAVRLAEGADVLVHEATFMENKRSNAHEYGHSTAADAAAIALKAGAGKLVLNHFSSRYKEEETLVHLLAEARAIFPSSVLADDLLAVPLAMEPEQ; from the coding sequence ATGGATCTTTATTTTCTCGGCACCGGGGCCGGCATGCCGACTACCCGGCGCAACGTAAGCAGCCTCGTGCTGCGCTTGCAGGAAGAACGGGGAACGTTCTGGATGTTCGATTGCGGCGAAGGGACGCAGCATCAAGTTCTCCGTTCTCCATTGAAGCTTGGCAAGTGCGAGTTCATTTTTATTACGCATTTGCATGGGGATCATTTGTTCGGACTGCCGGGGCTGTTGTCCAGCAGAGCTTATCAGGGTGGAGTTGATCCGTTGACCGTGTTCGGACCGGCAGGGCTGAGCGAATTCATGGAGACCGCGTTTCGAGTGAGTGATACCCATTTGCCCTATACGCTGCATCTCCAGGAGATCGAGCCAGGCGAGATCTGGTCCGATGACAGCTTCCGCGTCACCGCACTGCCGCTGGATCATCGCGTGCCTTCCTATGGCTACCGGGTTCAGGAGCTTGCCCGTCCGGGCAAGCTGCGCATCGAGGTGCTTGAACGGATGGGCATCGCACCCGGACCGGTCTACGGCAAGCTGAAGCGCGGGGAGGATGTCACGCTGCCGGACGGGCGGCGCATTGCGGCGGCGGCCGTCCTGGGAGAACAGATACCGGGGAAGACGGTCGCGATATTAGGCGATACGCGTCCGTGCGAGAACGCGGTACGGTTAGCGGAAGGGGCGGATGTCCTTGTTCATGAAGCTACGTTCATGGAAAACAAGCGCAGCAATGCGCATGAATACGGCCACAGTACCGCCGCGGATGCCGCGGCCATTGCCTTGAAGGCCGGTGCGGGCAAGCTGGTGCTGAACCACTTCAGTTCGCGCTACAAAGAAGAGGAGACGCTGGTCCATTTGCTGGCCGAGGCGAGGGCAATCTTTCCCTCCTCTGTGCTCGCCGACGACCTTCTCGCCGTTCCGCTGGCGATGGAACCGGAACAATAG
- a CDS encoding DNA-formamidopyrimidine glycosylase family protein has product MPGIPEIEGYRKRLDQHTVGQRIRSLDMQRQSGLNVDLERLHDLALGRQILFVERRGTDLIFHLDNGQRLVVRLGQEDELHIDRLEAGAEDEELKTAANASKPAFSLRLDSVAVTVVKSRTLQLLLLTAKELDQQQREQGPDPLSRHLTAERFRQRFAKRRSTLKAALMNPALLAGIDSRYADDIAFAAGLRPSVRVDQLQEEELDRLFLSMIHVLQEAIERQDGRGAAADGSTASLSWGIAGKTGEPCPRCGTPIEEMLIQRKPAYFCPQCQPLPPADES; this is encoded by the coding sequence ATGCCGGGAATTCCCGAGATCGAAGGTTACCGGAAACGGCTGGATCAGCATACGGTAGGCCAGCGGATCCGCAGCTTGGATATGCAGCGCCAATCCGGGCTGAACGTGGACTTAGAACGTTTGCACGATCTGGCTCTTGGCCGACAAATTTTATTTGTGGAACGAAGAGGAACGGATCTTATTTTTCATCTGGATAATGGTCAGCGCCTGGTGGTTCGGTTGGGCCAGGAGGATGAGCTTCATATTGACAGGCTCGAAGCCGGTGCGGAGGATGAGGAACTGAAAACGGCCGCAAACGCGAGCAAGCCTGCATTTTCGCTCCGCTTGGACAGCGTGGCGGTGACCGTGGTCAAGTCGCGAACGCTCCAGCTATTGCTGCTGACGGCAAAGGAACTGGATCAACAGCAGCGGGAGCAGGGTCCTGATCCGTTGTCCCGCCACTTGACGGCGGAACGGTTCCGCCAACGGTTCGCGAAGCGGCGGTCGACTTTGAAGGCGGCCTTGATGAATCCTGCGCTGCTGGCCGGAATTGACAGCCGGTATGCGGATGATATCGCGTTTGCTGCCGGACTTCGCCCTTCTGTGCGGGTTGATCAACTGCAGGAAGAAGAGCTTGACCGGTTGTTTTTATCCATGATTCATGTGCTTCAGGAAGCGATCGAGCGGCAGGATGGGAGAGGAGCGGCAGCTGATGGCAGCACGGCTTCACTCTCGTGGGGAATCGCAGGCAAGACAGGGGAACCTTGCCCGCGCTGCGGCACGCCGATTGAAGAGATGCTGATCCAACGGAAGCCTGCGTATTTCTGTCCGCAGTGCCAGCCGCTGCCGCCAGCGGATGAATCCTAA
- a CDS encoding LysM peptidoglycan-binding domain-containing protein, with translation MIRTILLFGLLFLLCAGIVQAWGDDDTVSEQPSVVTERVLVQPGDSLWEIATEYKPNGMDTREYIYEIIQLNDLRGHTLQSGIVIVVPIFS, from the coding sequence TTGATTCGAACGATATTGCTTTTCGGTCTGTTGTTCCTATTGTGCGCGGGAATCGTACAAGCATGGGGGGATGACGACACTGTATCCGAGCAGCCTTCTGTAGTTACGGAGCGCGTACTTGTTCAGCCTGGGGATAGCCTTTGGGAGATCGCAACGGAATATAAGCCGAACGGAATGGATACCCGAGAGTACATATATGAGATTATTCAATTGAATGATTTAAGAGGACATACGCTGCAATCCGGCATCGTCATTGTCGTACCGATATTTTCTTGA
- a CDS encoding HAD family hydrolase encodes MAIRAVLFDLDDTLLWDERCVEEAFAAVCQYAHSTAGVDAEQLETEVRNAARALYESYATYAFTTNIGINPFEALWGHFTGGEHEQFRSLQQLAPAYRTASWTTGLRQSGCEDEALGAELAERFMRERRARSYVYEETYDILRALKPHYQLLLLTNGAPDLQQEKLDGIPDIIPFFDHIVISGHHPEGKPAPSLFRHAMSLLGIGPHEGLMVGDKLTTDILGAQNVGMHHAWINRKGVTLTGNIRPEHQIANLMEMTGVIESINQAALK; translated from the coding sequence ATGGCCATTCGTGCCGTATTATTCGATCTGGATGACACGCTGCTGTGGGATGAGCGGTGTGTGGAGGAAGCCTTTGCCGCAGTGTGTCAATATGCGCACTCTACAGCGGGAGTAGACGCGGAACAATTGGAGACCGAAGTGCGGAACGCTGCAAGAGCGTTATATGAAAGCTATGCAACCTATGCCTTCACGACCAATATTGGCATCAATCCTTTCGAGGCGTTGTGGGGGCATTTTACCGGGGGAGAGCATGAGCAGTTCCGCAGCCTGCAGCAGCTGGCGCCGGCTTACCGGACCGCCTCATGGACTACTGGTCTTCGCCAATCGGGTTGCGAGGATGAGGCACTGGGAGCAGAGCTGGCGGAGCGATTCATGCGCGAACGGCGGGCGCGTTCTTACGTTTATGAGGAGACGTATGATATTTTACGGGCGTTGAAGCCTCATTATCAGTTGCTCCTCTTGACGAACGGGGCTCCGGATTTGCAGCAGGAAAAGCTCGATGGCATCCCGGACATCATTCCTTTCTTCGATCATATCGTCATCTCCGGTCATCATCCGGAAGGGAAGCCTGCACCGAGTCTGTTCCGCCACGCGATGTCATTGCTGGGCATCGGCCCTCACGAAGGATTGATGGTTGGGGACAAGCTGACCACGGATATATTGGGGGCGCAGAATGTTGGAATGCATCATGCCTGGATTAATCGCAAGGGCGTGACATTGACCGGGAATATCCGGCCCGAACACCAAATAGCCAACTTGATGGAAATGACCGGCGTGATTGAATCAATAAATCAAGCGGCGTTAAAGTAA
- a CDS encoding 1,2-dihydroxy-3-keto-5-methylthiopentene dioxygenase gives MAEIRIRNTNEMITGEENVRNFLEGQGVLYEHWNPNKLDASLQDKFVLTDDEKQAILDTFDDEIRDLAARRGYRTWDIIALSDATPNIEELLKKFEQVHTHTEDEVRAITAGNGIFVIKGSDDVGYMDVILSAGDVISVPENKPHYFTLMDNRKIVAVRLFIETEGWIAHPYADPSFQQA, from the coding sequence ATGGCTGAGATTCGGATTCGAAACACGAATGAAATGATTACGGGAGAAGAAAATGTTCGTAATTTCCTGGAGGGGCAAGGCGTGCTGTATGAGCATTGGAATCCGAACAAATTAGACGCCTCCCTGCAAGACAAATTTGTGCTGACCGATGACGAGAAGCAGGCGATCCTAGACACATTCGATGACGAAATTCGTGACTTGGCCGCGCGCAGAGGCTATCGGACATGGGACATTATTGCGCTCTCCGACGCGACGCCGAATATCGAAGAGCTGCTAAAAAAATTCGAGCAAGTGCATACCCATACCGAAGATGAGGTTAGAGCGATAACCGCCGGAAATGGCATCTTCGTTATTAAAGGATCCGATGACGTCGGCTATATGGATGTCATTCTGTCTGCTGGCGATGTCATCTCCGTTCCGGAGAACAAACCGCACTATTTCACCTTAATGGATAACCGCAAAATCGTAGCCGTTCGCTTATTCATCGAAACCGAAGGCTGGATCGCTCATCCGTATGCGGATCCATCCTTCCAGCAAGCGTAA
- the lexA gene encoding transcriptional repressor LexA, with translation MSKISSRQQAILDFIRDEVRTKGYPPSVREIGEAVGLASSSTVHGHLDRLEKKGFIRRDPTKPRAIELLSEQSDRHSEFSHSVTRVPVIGKVTAGEPITATENIEDYFPLPVHMVGDDDNIFMLSVVGDSMIEAGIHNGDYVIVRQQQTANNGDIVVAMTEENEATVKTFYKERDHIRLQPENPTFEPIRLKHVTILGKVIGLFRDFH, from the coding sequence TTGTCTAAAATATCAAGTCGACAACAAGCGATCCTTGATTTTATACGTGATGAAGTCCGCACCAAGGGCTATCCTCCTTCCGTGAGAGAGATCGGAGAAGCTGTCGGCCTCGCATCGAGTTCTACGGTGCACGGCCATCTGGACCGGCTGGAGAAGAAAGGCTTTATCCGCCGGGACCCGACGAAGCCAAGAGCGATCGAACTGCTCAGCGAACAGTCGGATCGCCATTCGGAGTTCAGCCATTCCGTGACACGCGTTCCCGTCATCGGGAAGGTAACGGCCGGCGAACCGATTACGGCAACAGAGAACATCGAAGATTATTTCCCTCTTCCGGTACATATGGTAGGTGATGATGACAACATCTTCATGCTATCCGTTGTCGGCGACAGCATGATCGAAGCCGGTATACATAACGGAGACTACGTTATCGTCCGCCAGCAGCAGACAGCGAACAACGGCGATATTGTCGTGGCCATGACCGAGGAGAACGAAGCAACGGTAAAGACATTCTACAAGGAACGCGATCATATCCGCCTTCAGCCGGAGAATCCGACATTTGAGCCGATCCGGTTGAAGCATGTCACGATTTTGGGCAAGGTGATTGGGTTGTTCCGTGATTTTCATTAA
- the metH gene encoding methionine synthase gives MKKPTLEERLQERILILDGAMGTMIQQADLLPEDFGGEHLDGCNEMLVLTRPDVISRIHEQYLEAGADILETNTFGATGIVLAEYDLQDRARELNLAAAKLAVEAAQKFSTPEWPRYVAGAMGPTTKTLSVTGGVTFEQLVESYYEQALALIEAGVDALLLETSQDTLNVKAGSIAIQRARETTGQKLPLMISGTIEPMGTTLAGQNIESFYISLEHLNPVSIGLNCATGPEFMRDHLRSLSAISRAAISCYPNAGLPDENGHYHESPESLARKIATFAEQGWLNIAGGCCGTTPEHIRVLKEELDKYEPRRQAGSHPPAVSGIETVYIENESRPYMVGERTNVLGSRKFKRLIREGKIEEAAEVARAQVKSGAHVIDVCLQDPDRDEAEDMRVFLQEVVKKVKVPLVIDTTDPEVLELALTYTQGKAIINSVNLEDGLEKFENVVPLVHRYGASLVVGTIDERGQAITREDKLAVAKRSYDILVNDFGIEPENIIFDPLVFPVGTGDEQYIGSAKETIEGIRLIKEAMPRCQSILGVSNISFGLPEAGREVLNSVFLYECTKAGLDYAIVNTEKLERYASIPEHERKLSEALLYETNDETLAEFVAAFRNRTVEKKVKTNDLPLEERLASYIVEGTKEGLIPDLTLALEKYPPLDIINGPLMKGMEEVGRLFNNNELIVAEVLQSAEVMKASVAFLEPHMEKNESAVKGKILLATVKGDVHDIGKNLVEIILSNNGYEIINLGIKVPPEQLIEAYRKEKPDAIGLSGLLVKSAQQMVVTAQDLRSAGIDVPIMVGGAALTRKFTKNRIIPEYDGLVLYAKDAMEGLDLANKLMNAEERQLLVDELRAHKERLAKEEEVEQKLPKLTRAVRSAIKEAPVHLPPDLDRHVLRNIAVPQVIPYVNMQMLLGHHLGMRGSVEQRLKERDPKTVELKETVDRILREEAESGVLQANAMYRFFPAQSEGDSIHIYNPERQDEVLHTFTFPRQQVEPYMCLADFLRSKESGVMDYVGFLVVTAGKGVRERSDEFKQQGEYLRSHALQSVALELAEGLAERIHHMMREVWGIPDPAEMTMKERFGARYQGIRVSFGYPACPNLEDQEPLFRLMQPEDIGVHLTEGFMMEPEASVTAMVFAHPQGTYFNVDKA, from the coding sequence ATGAAGAAACCAACATTAGAAGAACGACTTCAAGAACGCATTCTCATTCTCGACGGTGCGATGGGGACGATGATTCAGCAGGCGGATTTATTGCCGGAAGATTTCGGAGGCGAACATTTGGACGGATGTAACGAAATGCTCGTCCTGACTCGTCCTGACGTCATTTCACGAATACACGAACAATATCTTGAAGCCGGGGCTGACATTCTGGAGACGAACACCTTCGGCGCCACCGGCATTGTGCTCGCGGAGTACGATCTCCAAGATCGGGCCCGGGAATTGAATCTCGCTGCGGCGAAGCTGGCGGTAGAGGCAGCGCAGAAGTTCAGCACGCCAGAATGGCCGCGCTATGTGGCCGGGGCGATGGGCCCAACGACGAAAACGCTGTCGGTCACCGGAGGGGTTACCTTCGAACAACTGGTAGAGAGCTATTACGAACAGGCGCTGGCGCTCATTGAAGCGGGTGTCGATGCGCTGCTGCTGGAGACGTCCCAAGACACGTTGAACGTGAAGGCCGGTTCGATTGCCATTCAACGCGCGAGAGAGACGACGGGACAGAAGCTGCCGTTAATGATATCGGGCACGATCGAGCCGATGGGAACGACCCTTGCCGGCCAAAATATTGAATCCTTCTATATTTCTCTTGAGCATCTGAATCCGGTGTCGATTGGATTGAACTGCGCGACCGGCCCGGAATTCATGCGCGATCATTTGCGCTCGCTCTCCGCGATTAGCCGGGCGGCGATCAGCTGTTACCCGAATGCGGGCCTGCCTGACGAGAACGGACATTATCACGAATCCCCGGAATCGCTCGCTCGCAAAATCGCCACCTTCGCCGAGCAGGGCTGGCTGAATATTGCAGGCGGCTGCTGCGGGACGACGCCGGAGCATATCCGTGTGCTGAAAGAGGAGCTGGATAAATACGAACCGCGGCGGCAAGCCGGGAGCCACCCACCGGCCGTATCTGGAATCGAGACGGTATACATCGAAAATGAGAGCCGTCCTTACATGGTCGGCGAACGGACGAACGTGCTGGGTTCGCGCAAGTTCAAGCGGCTGATCCGGGAAGGCAAGATCGAAGAAGCGGCAGAAGTGGCGCGTGCCCAAGTGAAGAGCGGAGCCCATGTCATCGATGTGTGTCTTCAGGATCCGGATCGGGATGAAGCGGAAGATATGCGCGTGTTTTTGCAGGAAGTGGTGAAGAAGGTCAAAGTGCCGCTCGTCATCGACACGACGGATCCGGAAGTGTTGGAGCTGGCATTAACATATACGCAGGGCAAGGCGATTATTAACTCGGTCAACCTGGAGGACGGACTGGAAAAATTCGAGAACGTTGTTCCGTTAGTGCATCGCTATGGCGCATCGCTCGTCGTCGGCACAATCGATGAGCGGGGACAGGCCATTACTCGGGAGGATAAGTTGGCGGTCGCGAAGCGGTCTTATGACATTCTCGTCAATGATTTCGGCATCGAGCCGGAAAATATCATTTTCGATCCGCTTGTGTTCCCGGTCGGAACCGGGGATGAGCAATATATCGGATCGGCCAAGGAAACGATCGAAGGCATCCGCCTCATCAAAGAAGCGATGCCCCGCTGCCAGTCGATACTCGGCGTGAGCAATATTTCGTTCGGCTTGCCGGAAGCCGGCCGGGAAGTGCTGAACTCTGTCTTTCTCTATGAATGCACCAAGGCGGGACTTGACTACGCGATTGTCAATACGGAGAAGCTGGAGCGATATGCTTCCATACCGGAGCATGAGCGGAAGCTGTCCGAAGCGCTTCTCTACGAGACGAATGATGAGACGCTTGCCGAGTTCGTGGCCGCGTTCCGCAACCGGACGGTAGAGAAGAAGGTGAAGACGAACGATCTTCCATTGGAGGAACGGCTTGCTTCTTATATAGTGGAGGGCACGAAGGAAGGACTTATTCCGGATCTGACGCTTGCCCTGGAGAAATATCCGCCGCTTGACATTATCAACGGCCCGCTGATGAAAGGAATGGAAGAGGTTGGCCGCCTATTCAACAACAACGAGCTGATTGTTGCCGAGGTGCTGCAGAGCGCCGAGGTGATGAAGGCGTCCGTTGCCTTCCTCGAGCCGCATATGGAGAAGAACGAATCTGCGGTCAAGGGGAAAATATTGCTTGCCACCGTAAAAGGCGACGTTCATGATATTGGGAAGAACCTGGTTGAAATCATTCTGTCCAACAACGGCTATGAAATTATTAATCTCGGTATCAAAGTTCCGCCCGAACAGCTGATTGAAGCCTACCGCAAAGAAAAGCCGGATGCGATCGGCTTATCCGGCCTGCTGGTCAAATCGGCCCAACAGATGGTTGTGACTGCACAAGATCTGCGGAGCGCCGGCATCGATGTGCCGATTATGGTCGGCGGCGCGGCGCTGACGCGCAAATTTACGAAAAACCGGATTATCCCGGAATATGACGGCCTTGTCCTCTATGCGAAGGATGCGATGGAGGGGCTGGATCTGGCGAACAAGCTGATGAACGCCGAAGAACGGCAGCTCCTCGTAGACGAGCTGCGCGCGCATAAGGAACGGCTCGCGAAGGAAGAGGAAGTGGAGCAAAAGCTGCCGAAGCTGACCCGTGCGGTCCGCTCGGCGATCAAGGAAGCACCGGTCCATCTTCCGCCGGATCTGGACCGCCACGTGCTGCGGAACATTGCCGTGCCGCAAGTGATTCCGTACGTCAATATGCAGATGCTGCTCGGACATCACCTCGGCATGCGCGGGTCTGTCGAGCAGCGCTTGAAGGAGCGCGATCCGAAGACGGTCGAGTTGAAGGAGACGGTGGACCGGATTTTGCGCGAGGAAGCGGAGAGCGGCGTGCTGCAGGCGAACGCGATGTACCGTTTCTTCCCTGCCCAGTCGGAAGGGGATTCCATTCATATTTATAATCCGGAGCGGCAGGATGAAGTGCTGCATACCTTCACGTTCCCGCGGCAGCAGGTCGAGCCTTATATGTGTCTGGCCGATTTCCTGCGCTCGAAGGAGAGCGGCGTCATGGATTATGTCGGCTTCCTGGTCGTAACGGCCGGTAAGGGCGTCCGCGAGCGATCGGATGAATTCAAGCAGCAGGGAGAGTATTTGCGTTCTCACGCGCTGCAATCCGTGGCGCTGGAGCTGGCGGAAGGTCTGGCTGAGCGAATTCACCACATGATGCGGGAAGTATGGGGCATCCCTGATCCCGCAGAGATGACGATGAAGGAACGGTTCGGGGCCCGATACCAAGGCATTCGGGTGTCCTTCGGTTACCCGGCGTGTCCGAACCTGGAGGATCAGGAGCCGCTGTTCCGCCTCATGCAGCCGGAGGATATCGGCGTGCACTTAACGGAAGGCTTCATGATGGAGCCGGAAGCTTCTGTCACCGCGATGGTGTTCGCTCATCCGCAAGGAACGTACTTCAACGTAGATAAGGCGTAA